A single Cannabis sativa cultivar Pink pepper isolate KNU-18-1 chromosome 7, ASM2916894v1, whole genome shotgun sequence DNA region contains:
- the LOC115697857 gene encoding uncharacterized protein LOC115697857 isoform X1, whose product MNYSISSTSSTKNNLFVYKSRYGVLAVATAVPLAILGGGAYLAFTYFNSGDWLWRRKKARIRERSVALAILQGGEFALQRLVDFEQARSNTTRTFAAIECLLDVLLEREYVDLPMIKRVIAKFEMSGNEAKAVQILHKHRLKARHTKNFYKAYEIEMLIVEMYIYKGDFEKAYFQLECFTEKHSLDSRRPFFKALILVALGRGRYKELAKQCWENFNELRKQPIDHDEGNKLAIVSFNEFEKIVKRLKNDIYKSNEMKKIPID is encoded by the exons ATGAATTATTCCATCTCAAGTACTTCAAGTACAAAAAATAATCTTTTCGTCTATAAATCACGATACGGTGTATTAGCAGTGGCAACAGCGGTGCCCTTGGCTATACTTGGGGGTGGCGCGTATTTAGCATTTACTTACTTCAACAGTGGTGATTGGTTGTGGCGAAGGAAAAAAGCTAGAATACGAGAAAGGTCAGTTGCCCTAGCAATCTTGCAAGGCGGAGAATTCGCCTTGCAGAGATTAGTTGACTTTGAACAAGCTCGATCCAACACCACTCGCACATTTGCAGCGATTGAGTGCTTGTTGGATGTGTTGCTTGAAAGAGAGTATGTTGATCTTCCAATGATCAAG AGAGTAATTGCAAAGTTTGAAATGAGTGGAAATGAAGCTAAAGCAGTGCAAATACTTCATAAACATAGATTAAAGGCTCGTCATACCAAAAATTTCTATAAAGCTTATGAGATCGAGATGTTAATCGTCGAAATGTACATTTATAAG GGTGACTTTGAGAAAGCTTATTTCCAGCTTGAATGCTTCACAGAAAAACATTCATTGGACTCACGTCGACCCTTCTTTAAG GCTTTAATCTTAGTTGCCTTAGGGCGAGGTCGATATAAAGAATTAGCAAAGCAATGTTGGGAAAACTTCAACGAATTAAGAAAACAACCCATTGATCATGATGAAGGAAACAAACTTGCTATAGTTAGTTTCAATGAGTTTGAGAAGATTGTCAAGAGGCTCAAGAATGATATTTATAAGTCAAATGAAATGAAGAAGATACCAATTGATTAA
- the LOC115698248 gene encoding nuclear intron maturase 1, mitochondrial, with amino-acid sequence MYMRTLIKHLECKTSSLLFKTQTRSLSHSFFSTPPPAQSQHHDPYSLLKEDPIDICSAMWVKAFSSPPVITIPNLTGFLSKFDLWVLAYQRTCAHVTGTFPPRNAIHTQILHSLLSLRNAVVHGQFSWNRKIDQYVRNPNEKPTAKIMSKRKLGALLESDEPCFQDRVVQEVLLMVLEPVFEARFSKKSHGFRPGRNAHTVIRTIRSNFAGYLWFLRGDLSEILYGLERDVVMGCLQKVVKDKKILGLMKSALKTHNPNSVRRDFNADIAWKKKKTKKGSTKKKILNENEPKPDPYWLRSFFDFAPEEASKVPSYGYCGILSPLLANICLSELDYMIEDKIVEFFKPSSVDSIWKDSIFDGCHNPSWPEFVPSSGKEKTRKMDYLRYGGHFLIGIRGPREDAVDIRKKIIEFCQWRFGLRLDNSTLEIEHISRGIQFLDHIICRRVIHPTLRYTSSGGNIVSQKGVGTLLSVTASLQQCIRHFRRLRFVKGDKDPEPLPCTPMLYSGQAHTNAQMNKFLETMADWYRYADNRKKVVGFCAYVIRSSLAKLYAARYRLKSRAKVYGIASRDLSRPLRESSNNAAPEYSDLLRMGLVDAIEGVQFSHMSLIPSCDYTPFPRNWVPDHERVLHEYIKLENPKFFCELHRSIKKHGLSLPQDEIADTVWHFKTLGVKKHQRRVENNETRNDNSHEMSTAP; translated from the coding sequence ATGTATATGAGAACATTGATCAAACACTTGGAGTGCAAAACCTCAAGCTTGTTATTCAAAACCCAAACTCGCTCACTCTCTCATTCCTTCTTCTCCACTCCACCACCAGCTCAGTCTCAGCATCATGACCCATACTCACTCCTCAAAGAAGACCCCATTGATATATGTTCAGCCATGTGGGTCAAAGCCTTCTCTTCTCCACCTGTAATCACCATTCCCAACCTCACTGGCTTCCTCTCCAAATTCGATCTCTGGGTCTTGGCCTACCAGCGCACGTGCGCTCACGTGACCGGAACATTCCCTCCTCGGAATGCCATCCATACCCAAATCCTCCATTCCCTTCTTTCGCTACGAAACGCCGTCGTTCATGGTCAATTCTCGTGGAATAGGAAGATTGATCAGTACGTACGGAACCCTAACGAGAAACCCACTGCGAAAATCATGTCAAAACGGAAACTTGGAGCTTTGCTCGAATCGGACGAGCCTTGTTTTCAAGATAGGGTTGTTCAGGAGGTTTTGTTGATGGTTTTGGAGCCTGTTTTCGAAGCACGATTCTCGAAGAAATCTCATGGGTTTCGACCTGGTAGGAATGCTCATACTGTAATCCGTACAATCAGGAGTAATTTTGCTGGGTATCTCTGGTTTTTGAGAGGAGATTTGAGTGAGATTTTGTATGGTTTAGAGAGAGATGTTGTTATGGGTTGTTTACAGAAAGTTGTTAAGGATAAGAAAATCTTGGGTTTGATGAAATCAGCTTTGAAAACTCATAATCCAAATTCAGTAAGAAGAGATTTTAATGCAGATATTGcttggaagaagaagaagactaaGAAAGGTTCTACTAAGAAGAAGATTCTTAATGAGAATGAACCTAAACCAGACCCTTATTGGCTTAGATCATTCTTTGATTTTGCTCCTGAAGAAGCTTCTAAGGTACCTTCTTATGGTTATTGTGGAATTCTTAGTCCTTTACTTGCTAATATATGTCTTAGTGAATTAGATTATATGATTGAAGATAAGATAGTTGAGTTCTTTAAGCCATCTAGTGTTGATTCAATTTGGAAAGATTCAATCTTTGATGGTTGTCATAACCCATCTTGGCCTGAATTTGTTCCTTCAAGTGGAAAGGAAAAGACTAGAAAAATGGATTATTTAAGATATGGGGGTCATTTCTTGATTGGGATTAGAGGTCCTAGAGAAGATGCAGTTGATATTCGTAAGAAGATAATTGAGTTTTGTCAATGGAGATTTGGGTTGAGATTAGATAATTCAACTTTGGAGATTGAACACATTAGTAGAGGAATTCAGTTCTTGGATCATATCATATGCAGGAGGGTGATTCACCCGACGCTTCGGTACACCTCTAGTGGTGGTAACATTGTGAGCCAGAAAGGTGTTGGGACATTGCTCTCTGTTACTGCTAGCTTACAACAATGTATACGCCATTTTAGGAGGCTTCGGTTTGTTAAGGGTGATAAGGATCCCGAGCCGTTGCCTTGTACTCCTATGCTTTACTCGGGTCAAGCTCATACCAATGCTCAGATGAATAAGTTTCTTGAGACAATGGCTGATTGGTATAGATATGCTGATAATCGTAAGAAAGTTGTTGGCTTTTGTGCTTATGTGATTCGTAGCTCGTTGGCTAAATTGTATGCTGCGAGGTACAGATTGAAATCTCGAGCTAAAGTTTATGGAATAGCTTCTCGTGATTTGAGTCGTCCGTTGAGGGAGAGCAGCAACAATGCTGCACCAGAGTACTCTGATCTTTTGAGGATGGGACTTGTCGACGCCATTGAAGGTGTTCAATTCTCGCATATGTCTTTGATTCCTTCGTGTGATTACACTCCATTTCCGAGGAATTGGGTGCCTGATCATGAGAGGGTTTTACATGAATATATTAAGCTTGAAAACCCCAAATTCTTTTGTGAGCTGCATAGATCAATTAAGAAACATGGTTTGAGTTTGCCTCAAGATGAGATAGCTGACACAGTATGGCATTTTAAAACCCTTGGGGTTAAGAAGCATCAACGTCGTGTTGAAAACAACGAAACAAGAAATGATAATTCTCATGAAATGTCTACTGCACCGTGA
- the LOC115697857 gene encoding uncharacterized protein LOC115697857 isoform X2, translated as MNYSISSTSSTKNNLFVYKSRYGVLAVATAVPLAILGGGAYLAFTYFNSGDWLWRRKKARIRERSVALAILQGGEFALQRLVDFEQARSNTTRTFAAIECLLDVLLEREYVDLPMIKRVIAKFEMSGNEAKAVQILHKHRLKARHTKNFYKAYEIEMLIVEMYIYKLECFTEKHSLDSRRPFFKALILVALGRGRYKELAKQCWENFNELRKQPIDHDEGNKLAIVSFNEFEKIVKRLKNDIYKSNEMKKIPID; from the exons ATGAATTATTCCATCTCAAGTACTTCAAGTACAAAAAATAATCTTTTCGTCTATAAATCACGATACGGTGTATTAGCAGTGGCAACAGCGGTGCCCTTGGCTATACTTGGGGGTGGCGCGTATTTAGCATTTACTTACTTCAACAGTGGTGATTGGTTGTGGCGAAGGAAAAAAGCTAGAATACGAGAAAGGTCAGTTGCCCTAGCAATCTTGCAAGGCGGAGAATTCGCCTTGCAGAGATTAGTTGACTTTGAACAAGCTCGATCCAACACCACTCGCACATTTGCAGCGATTGAGTGCTTGTTGGATGTGTTGCTTGAAAGAGAGTATGTTGATCTTCCAATGATCAAG AGAGTAATTGCAAAGTTTGAAATGAGTGGAAATGAAGCTAAAGCAGTGCAAATACTTCATAAACATAGATTAAAGGCTCGTCATACCAAAAATTTCTATAAAGCTTATGAGATCGAGATGTTAATCGTCGAAATGTACATTTATAAG CTTGAATGCTTCACAGAAAAACATTCATTGGACTCACGTCGACCCTTCTTTAAG GCTTTAATCTTAGTTGCCTTAGGGCGAGGTCGATATAAAGAATTAGCAAAGCAATGTTGGGAAAACTTCAACGAATTAAGAAAACAACCCATTGATCATGATGAAGGAAACAAACTTGCTATAGTTAGTTTCAATGAGTTTGAGAAGATTGTCAAGAGGCTCAAGAATGATATTTATAAGTCAAATGAAATGAAGAAGATACCAATTGATTAA
- the LOC115697857 gene encoding uncharacterized protein LOC115697857 isoform X3, with amino-acid sequence MNYSISSTSSTKNNLFVYKSRYGVLAVATAVPLAILGGGAYLAFTYFNSGDWLWRRKKARIRERSVALAILQGGEFALQRLVDFEQARSNTTRTFAAIECLLDVLLEREYVDLPMIKRVIAKFEMSGNEAKAVQILHKHRLKARHTKNFYKAYEIEMLIVEMYIYKALILVALGRGRYKELAKQCWENFNELRKQPIDHDEGNKLAIVSFNEFEKIVKRLKNDIYKSNEMKKIPID; translated from the exons ATGAATTATTCCATCTCAAGTACTTCAAGTACAAAAAATAATCTTTTCGTCTATAAATCACGATACGGTGTATTAGCAGTGGCAACAGCGGTGCCCTTGGCTATACTTGGGGGTGGCGCGTATTTAGCATTTACTTACTTCAACAGTGGTGATTGGTTGTGGCGAAGGAAAAAAGCTAGAATACGAGAAAGGTCAGTTGCCCTAGCAATCTTGCAAGGCGGAGAATTCGCCTTGCAGAGATTAGTTGACTTTGAACAAGCTCGATCCAACACCACTCGCACATTTGCAGCGATTGAGTGCTTGTTGGATGTGTTGCTTGAAAGAGAGTATGTTGATCTTCCAATGATCAAG AGAGTAATTGCAAAGTTTGAAATGAGTGGAAATGAAGCTAAAGCAGTGCAAATACTTCATAAACATAGATTAAAGGCTCGTCATACCAAAAATTTCTATAAAGCTTATGAGATCGAGATGTTAATCGTCGAAATGTACATTTATAAG GCTTTAATCTTAGTTGCCTTAGGGCGAGGTCGATATAAAGAATTAGCAAAGCAATGTTGGGAAAACTTCAACGAATTAAGAAAACAACCCATTGATCATGATGAAGGAAACAAACTTGCTATAGTTAGTTTCAATGAGTTTGAGAAGATTGTCAAGAGGCTCAAGAATGATATTTATAAGTCAAATGAAATGAAGAAGATACCAATTGATTAA
- the LOC115697857 gene encoding uncharacterized protein LOC115697857 isoform X4, translating into MNYSISSTSSTKNNLFVYKSRYGVLAVATAVPLAILGGGAYLAFTYFNSGDWLWRRKKARIRERSVALAILQGGEFALQRLVDFEQARSNTTRTFAAIECLLDVLLEREYVDLPMIKRVIAKFEMSGNEAKAVQILHKHRLKARHTKNFYKAYEIEMLIVEMYIYKKNIHWTHVDPSLRL; encoded by the exons ATGAATTATTCCATCTCAAGTACTTCAAGTACAAAAAATAATCTTTTCGTCTATAAATCACGATACGGTGTATTAGCAGTGGCAACAGCGGTGCCCTTGGCTATACTTGGGGGTGGCGCGTATTTAGCATTTACTTACTTCAACAGTGGTGATTGGTTGTGGCGAAGGAAAAAAGCTAGAATACGAGAAAGGTCAGTTGCCCTAGCAATCTTGCAAGGCGGAGAATTCGCCTTGCAGAGATTAGTTGACTTTGAACAAGCTCGATCCAACACCACTCGCACATTTGCAGCGATTGAGTGCTTGTTGGATGTGTTGCTTGAAAGAGAGTATGTTGATCTTCCAATGATCAAG AGAGTAATTGCAAAGTTTGAAATGAGTGGAAATGAAGCTAAAGCAGTGCAAATACTTCATAAACATAGATTAAAGGCTCGTCATACCAAAAATTTCTATAAAGCTTATGAGATCGAGATGTTAATCGTCGAAATGTACATTTATAAG AAAAACATTCATTGGACTCACGTCGACCCTTCTTTAAG GCTTTAA
- the LOC115697082 gene encoding alkaline ceramidase TOD1 → MIMGKSTTCRRGLFFESKLLCFSLLYLLTSLFLALYTSLSNTKCLFRSSPFEPLHIPLFTYPSSYGQHKYAISTLRSTCSSPVFFSDYLHVLKEIQDLSTQDYSPISSLKYMQRKAETFGGKFSAQERFSYFDQSNVTKIPCGFFKDFPISDYDRNEMENCRGVVVVSAIFNDHDKIRQPKGLGSKTLDNVCFYMFIDDVTHKGLKYHKLVSENNNRIGAWRIVKVLSKDLYENPAMNGVIAKYLIHRLFPNVKFSIWVDAKLQLMVDPLLLIHGLVVSKNVDMAISKHPFYIHTMEEAMATLRWKKWWDVIGLRTQIETYCEFGLQPWSPNKLPYPSDVPDSALIIRKHGLKSNLFSCLMFNELEGFNPRDQLAFAFVRDQMRPKLEMNMFEVEVFEQIAVEYRHNIIKYHTSHHHDHDNNSTILGGSQSHHSHTKNSKIINHSLDLINYGSNKCQKYLSKMWDESR, encoded by the exons ATGATAATGGGAAAATCAACAACATGTAGAAGAGGTTTGTTTTTCGAATCAAAATTGCTCTGTTTTTCTCTGCTCTATCTTTTAACATCTCTCTTCTTAGCTCTCTACACTTCTCTCTCCAATACCAAATGTCTCTTTAGATCTTCACCTTTTGAACCTCTTCACATACCACTTTTTACCTACCCTTCTTCCTATGGACAACACAAGTATGCAATCTCAACCCTTCGTTCCACTTGTTCATCACCTGTGTTTTTTTCAG ATTATTTACATGTATTGAAGGAGATTCAAGATTTGTCTACACAAGATTATTCACCTATCTCATCTTTGAAATATATGCAAAGAAAGGCTGAGACTTTTGGTGGAAAATTTAGTGCACAAGAGAGGTTTTCATATTTTGATCAAAGCAATGTCACAAAAATTCCTTGTGGATTCTTTAAGGATTTTCCAATTAGTGATTATG ATCGAAATGAAATGGAAAATTGTAGAGGAGTTGTAGTGGTCTCAGCAATTTTTAATGACCATGACAAAATTAGACAACCAAAGGGACTTGGATCAAAAACACTTGACAATGTATGTTTTTACATGTTTATTGATGATGTAACACACAAAGGACTAAAGTACCACAAATTAGtttcagaaaacaacaatagAATAGGAGCATGGAGAATTGTCAAAGTTTTGAGCAAAGATTTGTATGAGAATCCAGCTATGAATGGAGTCATAGCTAAGTATTTAATTCATAGGCTTTTCCCAAATGTGAAATTTAGTATTTGGGTTGATGCCAAGTTGCAATTGATGGTTGATCCTTTGCTTTTGATTCATGGACTTGTTGTGTCAAAGAATGTAGATATGGCTATTTCTAAACACCCCTTTTATATTCACACCATGGAAGAAGCTATGGCTACTTTAAGGTGGAAGAAATGGTGGGATGTTATTGGTTTGAGGACACAAATTGAAACATATTGTGAGTTTGGTTTGCAACCATGGAGCCCTAATAAGCTTCCCTACCCCTCAG ATGTACCGGATAGTGCTCTTATAATAAGAAAGCATGGATTGAAGAGCAACCTATTCTCTTGCCTAATGTTCAATGAGTTGGAAGGTTTTAACCCTAGAGACCAATTGGCTTTTGCATTTGTGAGAGACCAAATGAGACCAAAATTGGAAATGAACATGTTTGAAGTGGAAGTGTTTGAGCAAATTGCAGTTGAATATAGGCATAACATCATAAAGTACCATACAAGCCATCATCATGATCATGATAATAATAGCACCATTCTTGGAGGGTCTCAATCTCATCATTCTCAtaccaaaaactcaaaaataattaatcattcTCTTGATTTGATCAACTATGGAAGCAACAAGTGTCAAAAGTATCTTTCCAAGATGTGGGATGAATCTCGTTAA